The [Flavobacterium] thermophilum genome has a segment encoding these proteins:
- a CDS encoding Uncharacterized conserved protein — MEALRLFLPETDLPSTPSIDLFPFKKEPTNEDEFMEVKITFNGLNDLDKNHPYIKPYIYNDELIIRRIWSGPDLRDTDVPFEVFIPNRHITELNEEETWNRSAFENVSPSLKQLYTKFCEDKKLNNGTIPKNKKEEFVEFVYLNDNTLITEGEPKWFPNPNGFASKIRSIMPRVIYVPAVKLINEEADANKNRSAANLIASALFEQHLSSTEEIENFKNALNSLKLIFNEDTKHREVRNLQDKLSKKLKRIMEVEAHVDFEVPEVMEKLHLNSSISLKYNNLLTKPSEQGNGVQRLLILSLLELMAEQLTSSDLDKELDNREWRRSFLFLIEEPEIYLHPHLQRKMRDALVQISKHPLAQVICTSHSENFIDLADRHQGIVLLKKRSDGTAETIQVPYDIYSGDNKSEKRKRMRMLLNFNTSTLEAFFAKRVVLVEGDCEVASFLAIKQKLKEIFPEKIHGQRALPSTRHENDCSRRMHFHGKDPWTTFCPPPGDENDR; from the coding sequence TTGGAAGCCCTTAGGTTATTTCTTCCAGAAACAGATTTACCAAGCACTCCTTCAATTGATTTATTTCCTTTTAAAAAAGAACCGACAAATGAAGATGAATTTATGGAAGTGAAAATTACTTTTAATGGATTAAACGATTTAGATAAAAATCATCCTTACATAAAGCCGTATATTTATAATGATGAATTAATTATTAGGAGAATATGGAGTGGTCCTGATTTAAGGGATACAGATGTTCCTTTTGAAGTGTTTATTCCTAACAGACACATTACAGAGTTAAATGAAGAAGAAACATGGAATAGGAGTGCATTTGAAAATGTATCGCCTAGCCTAAAACAACTTTATACAAAATTTTGTGAGGATAAAAAATTAAACAATGGTACTATTCCAAAAAATAAAAAAGAAGAATTTGTAGAATTTGTTTATTTAAATGATAATACGCTTATTACGGAAGGCGAGCCAAAATGGTTTCCTAATCCGAACGGATTTGCTTCAAAAATAAGATCCATAATGCCAAGAGTGATTTATGTTCCAGCAGTTAAATTAATAAACGAGGAGGCTGATGCAAATAAAAATAGGTCAGCTGCCAATCTAATAGCGTCTGCTTTGTTTGAACAGCATCTTAGTTCCACTGAAGAAATAGAAAATTTTAAAAATGCTTTAAACTCCTTGAAGCTAATTTTTAACGAAGATACAAAGCATAGAGAGGTTCGAAATCTTCAAGATAAGTTAAGTAAAAAACTTAAAAGGATAATGGAGGTTGAAGCACACGTTGATTTTGAAGTACCGGAAGTAATGGAGAAACTCCACTTAAACTCGTCCATTTCATTAAAGTACAACAATTTACTAACTAAACCTTCTGAACAGGGCAATGGGGTTCAAAGACTGCTTATCTTATCATTATTAGAATTAATGGCAGAACAACTAACAAGTTCTGATCTTGATAAGGAGTTAGACAATCGGGAATGGAGAAGAAGTTTTTTATTTTTGATTGAGGAACCAGAGATATATTTACATCCACATTTACAGCGAAAAATGCGTGATGCATTAGTACAAATATCAAAGCATCCTTTAGCTCAAGTAATTTGTACATCACATTCGGAAAACTTCATCGACTTAGCTGACAGGCACCAAGGAATTGTGTTACTGAAAAAGAGAAGTGATGGAACTGCAGAAACAATACAGGTGCCTTATGATATTTATAGTGGTGATAATAAATCAGAAAAAAGAAAAAGAATGAGGATGTTGTTAAACTTCAATACTTCGACGTTGGAGGCTTTTTTCGCAAAAAGAGTTGTTTTAGTAGAAGGTGATTGTGAAGTAGCCAGCTTTTTAGCGATTAAACAAAAACTCAAGGAAATTTTCCCGGAAAAGATCCATGGGCAGCGCGCTTTGCCCTCCACCCGGCATGAAAATGACTGCTCAAGGCGCATGCATTTTCACGGAAAAGATCCATGGACAACGTTTTGCCCTCCACCCGGGGATGAAAATGACCGCTGA
- the recJ_2 gene encoding Single-stranded-DNA-specific exonuclease recJ: protein MDWVPFDTPLEKHPNKALITYMARQFDIEPVLMHHLFIHGINNSEKVSRFLFPTIDDFHDPFLMNDMKKAIIRIIKALIKKEKIFIYGDYDVDGMTATAILYKALKKFKADVQYRLPLRSEGYGLSPKAMEKVPEDTTLIITVDNGSSAHPAMEVAKRRGMDVIVTDHHEVLGPHPDCYAFINPKRHDNTYPFPHLAGAGVALKVVQALFMAGKIPWDKHVYEFIEFATLGTIADLMPLKGENRIICKLGLQKMNYTPTPVLKKLFEMLRIKYVDSSTISFQIGPIFNSSGRIGDPNQAVDILVNPLCAKADLYSLITLNKKRQQMTKEQFQRIEEQIIQNQWYKQNVIVVCDDFHSGIIGLIAAKIANKFKKPAIVISLTGAGSARSVNTTDFSIINVIKKCSHFLTKYGGHRAAAGFSIKLDFDHIHAFKEAIQLAALDEPPLNPKLKYISTIPLHQFPMHIFDDLSALEPFGMSFPKPLFYCSPLVIKQFQVFGKNNEHLKLTTNDKEAIAFFKGAMANKLQQQSLAEFLYTPHCPMKKDFLIHDLRFIQ from the coding sequence ATGGATTGGGTACCGTTTGATACACCACTAGAAAAACATCCAAATAAAGCTTTAATCACCTATATGGCAAGACAGTTTGATATCGAACCTGTACTGATGCACCACTTGTTTATTCACGGCATCAACAATTCCGAAAAAGTATCACGATTCTTATTTCCAACCATAGATGATTTTCATGATCCATTTCTTATGAATGACATGAAAAAAGCGATTATACGCATTATTAAAGCCTTGATAAAAAAAGAGAAGATTTTCATTTATGGTGATTATGATGTAGATGGAATGACAGCAACGGCTATCCTGTACAAAGCTTTAAAGAAATTTAAAGCAGATGTTCAGTATCGATTGCCGCTTCGCAGCGAAGGTTACGGTTTGTCACCGAAAGCAATGGAAAAAGTTCCGGAAGACACCACTTTAATTATTACAGTAGACAATGGATCAAGTGCCCACCCTGCAATGGAAGTGGCAAAAAGAAGAGGAATGGATGTCATTGTTACGGATCATCACGAAGTTTTAGGTCCGCATCCCGACTGTTATGCGTTTATTAATCCGAAACGACATGACAACACTTATCCGTTTCCGCATCTGGCAGGTGCGGGAGTCGCTTTAAAAGTCGTACAGGCACTATTTATGGCAGGAAAAATTCCTTGGGATAAACATGTTTACGAATTTATTGAGTTTGCCACGTTAGGTACGATTGCGGATCTAATGCCTCTCAAAGGAGAAAATCGTATTATTTGTAAACTTGGATTGCAAAAAATGAACTATACACCAACCCCTGTATTAAAAAAACTCTTTGAGATGTTACGAATTAAATATGTCGATAGTTCCACCATTAGCTTTCAAATTGGACCGATTTTTAACTCGTCGGGACGAATTGGAGATCCAAACCAAGCTGTGGATATCCTAGTCAACCCTTTATGTGCAAAAGCCGATCTTTATTCATTAATTACTTTAAATAAAAAGCGGCAACAAATGACAAAAGAACAATTCCAACGTATTGAGGAACAAATTATTCAAAATCAATGGTACAAACAAAATGTTATTGTTGTTTGCGATGATTTTCACAGCGGAATTATCGGTCTCATTGCTGCAAAAATAGCCAATAAATTCAAAAAGCCAGCGATTGTGATTTCCTTGACAGGAGCCGGTTCTGCCAGAAGTGTAAACACGACTGATTTTTCCATCATTAATGTGATTAAGAAGTGCTCACATTTCTTAACCAAATACGGTGGTCATCGAGCCGCTGCTGGTTTTTCGATTAAACTCGATTTCGATCATATTCATGCTTTTAAAGAAGCGATTCAACTAGCAGCCTTAGACGAACCGCCACTAAATCCAAAATTAAAATATATTAGTACCATTCCCTTACATCAGTTCCCTATGCATATTTTTGATGACTTAAGCGCGTTAGAACCATTCGGAATGTCATTTCCAAAGCCGTTGTTTTACTGCTCACCGCTGGTAATCAAGCAATTCCAAGTATTCGGAAAAAACAATGAACATTTAAAATTAACAACGAATGATAAAGAAGCCATTGCCTTCTTTAAAGGAGCAATGGCAAACAAACTCCAACAACAATCGTTAGCTGAATTTCTTTACACTCCTCACTGTCCGATGAAAAAAGATTTTTTAATTCATGATCTCCGTTTCATCCAATAA
- a CDS encoding Transposase and inactivated derivatives: MLTVQQAVFTVESLISKVQQQKQLITHQQQVIEQLLKENKQLRKENEQLKYRVQELEARTKKNSSNSHLPPSSDRFANTRSSRQPSGNKPGGQEGYQGTTLRQVEHPHHRVVHRVHTCQGCGASLRDVKPFKVDIRQVFDVPPAAIEVTQHEREVKSCPHCRCVQQAEFPSHVTNHVQYGPRLTALVVYLHHIQLIPYKRLSDTIEALYQHSISTGTLANMVKRGREALESNMDIIEDALLESNILHVDETSLRINGKLAWVHVACTSRYTYLAPHASRGKKATDDIGILPRYEGTMMHDAFGTYPKYTHATHALCHAHHLRELKGFIEQGHTWAMRMTTFLLAAKQAVEAHHGALSEEEARRWERVYDRILERAQHRLEAKTPLPKKALAFVRRLQKRKEEALRFLREVHVPFDNNQAERDLRMVKVKENISGTFREETFAQSFCITRSIVSTLMKHEKNVWDSLCLLLTGDTLDHVLSTT, translated from the coding sequence ATGTTGACGGTACAACAAGCTGTATTTACAGTTGAGAGCTTAATCAGCAAAGTCCAACAACAAAAGCAGCTCATTACTCACCAACAACAAGTCATTGAGCAACTGTTGAAAGAAAACAAACAGCTACGCAAAGAAAATGAACAACTCAAGTATCGCGTTCAAGAGCTGGAAGCACGCACGAAAAAAAACAGCTCCAATAGCCATTTGCCCCCATCTTCTGACCGTTTTGCCAACACACGTTCTTCCCGTCAACCATCTGGCAACAAGCCAGGCGGACAAGAAGGATATCAAGGAACGACGCTCCGTCAAGTGGAACATCCACATCATCGTGTCGTCCACCGTGTGCATACGTGTCAAGGATGTGGAGCTTCTTTGCGTGACGTCAAACCGTTCAAAGTCGATATCCGTCAAGTGTTTGATGTCCCTCCTGCGGCGATCGAGGTGACACAACATGAACGTGAAGTGAAATCGTGTCCACATTGTCGATGCGTGCAACAAGCCGAATTCCCATCCCATGTCACGAATCATGTGCAATACGGTCCACGGCTCACGGCGCTCGTTGTTTATTTACATCATATCCAATTGATCCCGTACAAGCGTTTAAGTGATACAATCGAAGCGTTATATCAACACTCGATTAGTACAGGAACCCTTGCCAATATGGTGAAACGAGGACGCGAAGCGCTGGAATCAAATATGGACATCATCGAAGACGCCTTACTTGAATCCAACATCCTGCATGTCGATGAAACGAGTTTGCGCATCAATGGGAAACTCGCATGGGTGCATGTCGCGTGTACATCGAGATATACATACTTGGCTCCTCACGCTTCTCGTGGAAAAAAAGCGACCGATGATATCGGGATTCTTCCCCGATATGAAGGGACGATGATGCACGATGCGTTCGGTACGTATCCGAAATACACACATGCCACCCATGCCCTTTGTCATGCCCACCATTTGCGTGAGTTAAAAGGATTCATCGAACAAGGGCATACGTGGGCGATGCGCATGACCACGTTTCTGTTAGCCGCCAAACAAGCCGTCGAAGCCCATCACGGTGCACTTTCCGAAGAAGAAGCGAGACGGTGGGAACGAGTGTATGATCGCATCCTAGAAAGAGCACAACACCGATTGGAAGCGAAGACGCCTCTTCCGAAAAAAGCACTCGCTTTTGTTCGACGGCTTCAGAAACGAAAGGAAGAAGCGTTGCGTTTCTTACGTGAAGTACATGTTCCCTTTGACAACAACCAAGCCGAACGCGATCTTCGCATGGTCAAAGTGAAAGAGAACATTTCGGGTACATTTCGCGAAGAAACATTCGCCCAGTCTTTTTGTATCACAAGAAGCATCGTTTCCACACTGATGAAACACGAAAAAAACGTGTGGGATTCGTTATGTCTTCTGTTGACGGGTGACACGCTTGATCATGTTCTTTCTACCACTTAG
- a CDS encoding Divergent AAA domain, with the protein MDAKDLLRIIDDGENAELECKAAKGGLPKDVWETYSAFANTNGGIILLGVEQKGQEFFPVDVDAKKLVKDFWDGINNPQRISKNILVDRNVEIVEVDGKEIVKIYVPRASREDKPIYIGHNPFTGTYRRNYEGDYKCTKEEVQRMIADQSPIPQDSKVLPNYGLNDLNMESVRSYRNRFSSLKPDHPWNGLELKDFLYKIGALGRLRETNEEGLTLAGLLMFGEERSITEYLPQYFLEYREKSSDVPGERWTDRIISSDGTWSGNLYDFYFKVIRRLTDDLNIPFQMEGLFRKDDTRVHAALREALVNTLAHADYYGRRGIVIEKEKMLFRFSNPGVLRIPLQQALKGGISDPRNPTIFKMFMLIGLGERAGSGIENIHLAWKEQHWTAPELIEEFQPDRTILTLRTTSLLPQESVDFLKAVLGKHYKFLTNDEVLILVTAHQENYVTNTRLQSLTDKKSDEISKLLSGLVEKGYLEPNGQGRGTKYTLTEMFHQKSIGNSRYNRISSGPNVNNSGPNAANSGPNENEQTKDHEKVLLDISELARKKKRLNPSEMDEIILNLCAIKPLTLKELSQLLNRQMDPLRKKYISRLLKEGKLEPLYPEQINHPKQAYMTRSLFTNQH; encoded by the coding sequence ATGGATGCGAAGGATTTGTTGCGTATTATAGACGATGGAGAAAATGCCGAATTGGAATGTAAAGCAGCCAAAGGCGGGTTACCGAAAGATGTTTGGGAAACGTATTCTGCTTTTGCGAATACAAATGGCGGTATTATTTTGCTTGGGGTCGAGCAAAAAGGACAAGAGTTTTTCCCAGTCGATGTTGATGCAAAAAAGTTAGTCAAAGACTTTTGGGATGGAATTAATAATCCACAAAGGATTAGTAAAAATATCTTAGTGGATCGAAATGTAGAAATTGTTGAAGTTGACGGAAAAGAAATCGTGAAAATTTATGTTCCAAGAGCTTCACGTGAGGACAAGCCAATTTATATTGGTCATAATCCTTTTACAGGTACATATCGCCGCAATTATGAAGGAGACTATAAATGTACAAAAGAAGAAGTACAGCGAATGATAGCGGATCAATCTCCAATTCCTCAAGACAGCAAAGTTCTTCCCAATTACGGTTTAAATGATTTGAATATGGAATCGGTGAGAAGTTATCGAAATCGCTTTTCTTCTTTGAAACCAGATCATCCTTGGAATGGTTTAGAACTGAAGGACTTTTTATATAAAATTGGAGCTTTGGGAAGGCTACGCGAAACCAACGAGGAAGGGCTAACATTAGCCGGGTTGCTCATGTTTGGGGAAGAGCGCAGCATTACAGAGTATTTACCGCAGTATTTCTTAGAATATCGGGAAAAGAGTTCGGATGTGCCGGGGGAGAGATGGACAGATCGGATTATTTCTTCCGACGGCACTTGGTCGGGGAATTTGTATGATTTTTATTTTAAAGTGATCCGCAGACTAACGGATGATTTAAACATTCCTTTTCAAATGGAGGGGCTTTTTCGCAAGGATGATACAAGGGTGCACGCTGCTCTTCGTGAGGCTTTAGTCAATACGTTGGCTCATGCCGATTACTACGGGCGACGCGGAATTGTTATCGAAAAGGAAAAGATGTTATTTCGATTTTCCAACCCGGGTGTTCTTCGGATTCCTTTGCAACAAGCACTGAAAGGTGGAATAAGTGATCCGAGAAATCCAACGATTTTTAAAATGTTTATGTTAATCGGACTTGGTGAACGGGCAGGGTCGGGGATTGAGAATATTCATTTGGCGTGGAAAGAACAACATTGGACTGCCCCAGAATTAATTGAAGAATTTCAGCCGGATCGCACGATTCTTACGTTGCGAACAACTTCATTATTACCGCAGGAAAGCGTCGATTTTCTAAAAGCAGTTCTTGGGAAACATTATAAGTTTTTAACCAATGATGAAGTATTAATTTTAGTGACGGCACATCAAGAAAATTATGTGACCAATACGAGATTGCAAAGCCTGACAGATAAAAAGAGTGATGAAATAAGCAAATTATTATCCGGACTGGTGGAAAAAGGATATTTAGAACCAAATGGACAAGGAAGAGGTACAAAATATACGCTAACGGAAATGTTTCATCAAAAGTCTATAGGGAACTCCAGATATAATCGGATAAGCTCCGGACCTAATGTTAATAACTCCGGACCTAACGCTGCTAACTCCGGACCTAACGAAAACGAACAAACAAAAGATCATGAAAAAGTGCTATTGGATATTTCTGAATTAGCAAGGAAGAAAAAGAGATTAAATCCTTCCGAAATGGATGAGATCATTTTAAATCTTTGTGCAATTAAGCCGTTAACGCTCAAAGAATTAAGTCAATTACTGAATAGGCAGATGGATCCTCTTCGCAAAAAGTACATTTCACGATTGCTTAAGGAAGGGAAATTAGAACCGCTATATCCAGAGCAAATAAACCATCCGAAACAAGCATATATGACACGATCTCTTTTTACAAACCAGCATTAG
- the pinR gene encoding Putative DNA-invertase from lambdoid prophage Rac: protein MKGTFQERSIALYCRVSTDEQAREGVSLDEQQERLKAYCRAMGWSEEPLLFIDDGYSAKNLDRPELNRLLKEVKKGTISKILVTKLDRLSRRLLDLLKLIDTFQEYNVSFISISESFDTNTPSGRLTLQVLGAVAEFERERIRERVFENMLHAARQGKWLTQSPYGYRLQNKELVIYEPEAQIVRNVYDWYLNKGLGYYAIAKKLNEEGIASRQKKEWSIRAIKRMLTNPVYKGTLVWNRMDSSKSKRVKKDDADWVVLEDACPAIIDQATWEQVQKRVNKKQMAPRAQTSPHLLGGLLKCGRCGSGMSIGWSGSAKNRYRVYRCSANKNKGTCTSKQYRADDVESWFKHGLLKLADSINSQMIPHLIQKAAENEESTIEQKIRTAKNRYKRKVEAYTAGLIELEDLNEEKKRMEQIIAEVQKTENASSVDVKKLEAMVKEKMNNVIDAIDVLPVPKAKSLIKTIVEKVILLDEKDIEIVLNIQ, encoded by the coding sequence ATGAAAGGCACTTTTCAAGAAAGATCGATTGCTTTATATTGCCGCGTTTCAACGGATGAACAAGCTCGGGAAGGGGTTTCACTCGATGAACAACAAGAACGGTTAAAAGCTTATTGCCGAGCCATGGGGTGGAGTGAAGAACCTCTACTTTTTATCGATGACGGTTATTCTGCTAAAAATCTTGATCGTCCGGAGTTAAATCGTTTATTAAAGGAAGTAAAAAAGGGGACGATTTCCAAAATATTAGTCACGAAATTGGACCGTTTGAGCAGGCGATTATTGGATCTTTTGAAATTAATTGATACGTTCCAAGAATATAACGTTTCATTTATTTCGATTAGCGAATCGTTTGACACCAATACTCCGTCCGGACGTCTTACACTTCAAGTCCTGGGTGCGGTTGCCGAGTTTGAACGAGAACGAATTCGGGAACGTGTTTTTGAAAACATGCTGCACGCAGCCAGACAAGGAAAATGGTTAACACAAAGCCCTTATGGCTATCGACTACAGAATAAAGAATTAGTTATTTATGAACCGGAAGCACAAATCGTTCGAAACGTTTATGATTGGTACCTTAATAAAGGGCTCGGCTACTATGCGATTGCTAAAAAGCTAAATGAAGAAGGAATAGCTTCTCGTCAAAAAAAGGAATGGTCGATTCGGGCTATTAAACGAATGCTTACGAATCCCGTATATAAAGGAACCCTGGTTTGGAACCGCATGGATTCCAGTAAATCGAAGCGGGTAAAAAAAGATGACGCTGATTGGGTTGTCCTTGAAGACGCTTGTCCAGCTATTATTGATCAAGCTACATGGGAACAAGTACAAAAAAGAGTAAATAAAAAACAAATGGCACCTCGAGCACAGACAAGTCCGCATTTGCTTGGTGGACTATTAAAATGCGGCAGATGTGGTTCAGGAATGAGCATTGGTTGGTCAGGTTCAGCGAAAAATCGCTATCGTGTTTATCGTTGTTCCGCTAACAAAAACAAAGGAACGTGTACAAGCAAACAGTACCGCGCTGACGATGTGGAGTCATGGTTTAAACATGGGTTATTAAAGTTAGCTGATTCAATTAACTCCCAAATGATTCCTCATCTTATTCAAAAGGCTGCTGAAAACGAAGAGAGCACAATCGAGCAAAAAATTCGAACCGCCAAAAACCGTTATAAACGAAAAGTGGAAGCATACACGGCAGGACTCATTGAATTAGAAGATTTAAATGAAGAAAAAAAGCGGATGGAACAAATCATTGCAGAAGTTCAAAAAACGGAAAATGCTTCTTCGGTGGATGTAAAAAAGCTTGAGGCAATGGTGAAAGAAAAAATGAACAATGTGATCGATGCAATCGATGTTTTACCAGTCCCGAAAGCAAAATCATTAATTAAAACGATTGTTGAAAAAGTGATTTTACTTGATGAAAAGGATATTGAAATCGTATTAAACATTCAGTAA
- a CDS encoding Transposase and inactivated derivatives has translation MYSQFIKELIDLPDVLIQKVRKEGERWIFELSLPEQCPLCPVCLKRTIKMTVKKKQWMHGYAQRIGIFWIELPVERRRCSTCGVTFSTSYPAISPRSVATDAFQRWVAQSCIGTSIQAVARMLKLPYTTVERWFYTHAPSFLSNDVQPKAVCVDEFAFRKGHDYGVAIMDAETGEVYTVEAGKNEEAIGRALAHVSRSVQYVVSDLAPAMKKAIQRVCPEATHVVDYFHVIQLFTDALERCRKYLGKGGKKHGNVRYVCRLLSQCPEKLTEEERQIIREWCNESDYLKSVYQSLQHVRYVFKSKDEQQAKRRLNAWVHRYLFCPCSAVRAIAKSLVKRTDEIISCILSPYSNGKMEGTNNKIKLMKRRGYGYRNIQRFALRVRLETANILS, from the coding sequence ATGTACTCTCAGTTTATCAAAGAACTCATCGATTTACCAGATGTTTTGATTCAAAAGGTGCGAAAAGAAGGGGAACGTTGGATTTTCGAACTTTCTCTACCCGAACAATGCCCGTTATGTCCTGTCTGCTTGAAGCGCACGATCAAAATGACAGTCAAAAAGAAGCAATGGATGCATGGCTATGCTCAGCGAATCGGAATTTTTTGGATCGAACTTCCTGTCGAGCGCAGACGTTGTAGCACGTGTGGCGTGACGTTCAGCACGTCGTATCCAGCCATCTCTCCTCGAAGTGTGGCGACGGATGCTTTTCAGCGATGGGTCGCGCAATCTTGCATCGGAACATCCATTCAGGCGGTGGCTCGTATGCTCAAGCTTCCTTACACGACCGTTGAACGATGGTTTTATACCCATGCCCCTTCCTTCCTATCGAATGACGTCCAACCAAAGGCGGTTTGTGTCGATGAGTTTGCTTTTCGAAAAGGGCACGACTATGGAGTGGCGATCATGGATGCCGAAACGGGAGAAGTGTATACCGTTGAAGCAGGAAAGAACGAGGAAGCCATTGGGCGTGCATTGGCTCATGTATCTCGTTCCGTTCAGTATGTCGTGAGTGACTTGGCTCCAGCGATGAAAAAAGCGATTCAACGGGTTTGCCCAGAGGCGACACATGTCGTCGACTATTTCCATGTCATTCAGCTGTTTACCGATGCGTTAGAACGTTGTCGCAAATATTTGGGCAAAGGAGGCAAGAAACACGGAAATGTTCGTTACGTTTGCCGTTTATTGAGCCAATGCCCAGAGAAATTGACGGAGGAAGAACGTCAAATCATACGAGAATGGTGCAATGAAAGCGATTACTTAAAGTCTGTTTACCAATCGCTCCAACATGTTCGCTATGTGTTCAAAAGCAAAGATGAGCAACAGGCGAAACGTCGTTTGAACGCCTGGGTTCATCGGTATTTGTTTTGTCCTTGTTCTGCTGTTCGCGCCATCGCAAAATCACTCGTCAAACGAACAGACGAAATCATATCGTGCATTTTATCCCCTTATTCAAATGGGAAAATGGAGGGAACAAATAACAAGATCAAGCTGATGAAACGTCGGGGATACGGATACAGAAATATCCAGCGTTTTGCACTGCGGGTTCGGCTAGAAACAGCTAACATACTTTCATGA
- a CDS encoding Transposase IS116/IS110/IS902 family yields the protein MNCTQNYKIDQVTEQTLVVGIDIAKRTHYACFVDDRGRVLRKSFPIFQSKEGFQQLYKAIQGAMQAFGKSEVIVAVEPTGHYWLNLAYFLEEHGIPLVMVNPAHVCRSKELDDNLPTKHDAKDALVIARLAKDGRFLVPRLLHEIEADLRVGSTLKEKLRKEQTAVKNAIVRWTDRYFPEFWTVFRDLGKTALSVLEWTPLPADMAGRTVEELLEVYRQSEGMKCPQKAKIQALINTAKDSIGVTEGTAMARFEIAALVRRYRQLEAEIAALDAELKALVQTTMEYQWLKTVDGLGDATIIDLLAEIGSFAHYRDPRQLVKLAGLTLKENSSGQRKGQKHISKRGRKRLRSVLFRAMIPLIRHNEAFRELHEYYTTRSVNPLTGKQSIVALCRKLLNVLFAICTKKQAFDAERMKQDVLSQVQRAA from the coding sequence ATGAATTGTACACAAAACTATAAAATTGATCAAGTAACCGAACAAACGCTTGTCGTGGGTATTGATATCGCGAAACGAACCCACTACGCCTGCTTCGTGGATGACCGGGGGCGCGTGCTTCGCAAATCGTTCCCGATCTTCCAGTCGAAAGAGGGGTTTCAACAGCTGTATAAAGCGATTCAGGGGGCGATGCAAGCGTTCGGGAAGTCAGAGGTGATCGTCGCCGTGGAGCCGACCGGGCACTACTGGTTGAACCTGGCCTACTTCCTCGAGGAGCACGGGATCCCGTTGGTCATGGTCAACCCGGCGCATGTGTGCCGGTCGAAAGAACTTGATGACAACCTGCCGACGAAACACGACGCCAAAGACGCCCTGGTCATTGCCAGACTGGCAAAAGACGGACGATTCCTCGTTCCCCGGCTGCTGCACGAGATTGAAGCCGATTTGCGCGTGGGGAGCACGCTCAAAGAGAAGCTCCGCAAGGAACAGACGGCGGTGAAAAACGCGATCGTCCGCTGGACGGATCGGTATTTTCCAGAGTTTTGGACCGTGTTTCGTGACTTGGGGAAAACGGCGCTTTCGGTGTTGGAGTGGACGCCGCTTCCGGCTGATATGGCCGGCCGGACGGTGGAGGAGCTTCTTGAGGTGTACCGGCAAAGCGAAGGGATGAAATGCCCGCAGAAGGCCAAAATTCAGGCGTTGATCAACACCGCGAAGGACTCGATTGGGGTGACGGAAGGGACAGCGATGGCCCGGTTTGAGATCGCCGCGCTCGTCCGCCGATACCGCCAATTGGAGGCGGAGATCGCTGCACTGGACGCCGAGTTGAAGGCATTGGTTCAAACGACGATGGAGTACCAATGGTTGAAAACGGTCGACGGGTTGGGAGACGCCACGATCATCGATCTGCTGGCGGAGATCGGCAGCTTCGCCCATTATCGGGACCCGCGCCAATTGGTGAAGTTGGCGGGCCTGACGCTCAAGGAGAACTCCTCCGGCCAGCGCAAAGGGCAAAAGCACATCTCCAAACGGGGACGGAAACGGTTGCGCTCGGTGCTGTTTCGGGCGATGATTCCGCTGATTCGGCATAACGAGGCGTTTCGCGAGCTGCATGAGTATTATACGACCCGATCCGTCAATCCGCTGACCGGAAAGCAGTCCATCGTCGCCTTGTGCCGGAAGCTGTTGAATGTGCTGTTTGCGATTTGTACGAAGAAACAAGCGTTTGACGCGGAGCGAATGAAACAGGACGTCTTGTCCCAGGTGCAACGGGCGGCCTAA